Genomic segment of Geovibrio ferrireducens:
TCTCTTCCGTTTATCTTGGGGAGGTTGAGATCGAGTATTACAAGATCCACATTCTCCTCATTAAAGCTGACAAGCCCCTCCTCGCCGTCACCCGCTGTGACAACATTGAAGTTTCTGTCAGTGAATTCGTCTCTCAGAAGGAGCCTCAGGCTCTCATCGTCATCAATTACCAATACGGTTTTCAAGTGTTCCTCCTGCTGTCTCTCCGCAGAATAACGGAGAGAGTTCAGAATCTTTTGTATATTTCCTTGTTTATAAAAAAGTTAACTATCTTTTTATCCAGCGTGCCGTTCTCCGCATCTTTCCTGAGCGCCTGAGCAGCCTCGTCCGGCATCATTGAAAAGCCGAAGGGGCGCGGGTCCGCCGTATAATGGTCATAGCCTTCGGCAACTGCCATTATTTTGGAAAAAATGTGCAGATCCCCACCTGTGGTTCCGAAAGGGTAGCCGCTGCCGTCACATTTTTCATGGTGACTGGCGGCGATTACCGGAACATCCCGAAGCTCCGATGTCCATGGAATGTTCCGGAGAAACTCATAGCTGCCCAAAGCGTGGAACCGCAGACGCTTAAGCTCGTCATCGGTGTATATCCCCTCACGTATGCTGAGAAGCCCGTGCTCCTCTTCCGTAAGCAGCTTTATCTCTTCCCCGTCTGAATCCTCAAACATGTATCCCGCGCATTTATCCAGATCCTCCGCTATTTTATCATCAATATCGGAGATGTTCGCACTTTTTATCACACCGAGAAGTCTGTCAAGCTCGCAGACAAGCTCCTCCGGTCTCCCGTTGAGCCTTGCGCAGGCCTTAGCAAGCCTGAACCTGTTTTCTATATTTCCGGTCATACCGGGGTAAAGCTTCTCCTGCTTGGAAAGTATTTTCTCCGGCACAAACAGCTTGCCTATGTCATGCAGGCGGCAGGAATACCGGAGAATCTTCTCCTTCATTCTGTTCATGAAGAAATCAGGAAAATCATCCAGATCCCGGTGCATCTCCGCTGCCAGAGTTTCGCATATGGCTGTAATCCTGTTGACATGCCCCATGCGGAAAGGTTCCCTGTTTTCCATTGCTTTTGAAAGCTCGGTAATAAAACTTTCGTTCATTTTCTCCAGATTATCGTACAGCACGCCGTTTTCAAGGGCGAGGCTGATAACCCCTGTGAGTGATTCAGCGACCATTTCATCATTGTCATTAAAAGGGAGAACGATCCTGTTGACATTTTCTATGGTGAGGGGAACTTCATAGCGCTTCTTGTTTATTATCTGCAAAACACCCGTAAGCTGGTCATTAAGGTCAGTTATGGGAAAAGCAAGGACAGACTTTGTCCTGTAGCCGGACATTTTATCAAAGCTGACATTAAACCCGAAGGGGTATTCATCATCCATATGATAAACATCCTTAAGACGGAGGGTGCTGCCGGTTTTGGCCACATAACCCGCTATGCTTGTCTCATCCGCGGGGATGGAGAACTCCTTAAAAGGAAGCTGAACAGAATCGTTCTGAGTATATTTAAAAATCAGTTCGTCTTTTTCATCATCATAAATAAAGATGCTGCCCGCATCCGCTCCCAGCATTCCCCTTATCCTTTTGAGAATCGTTTCCAGAAGTACATCAAGGTCACGTATCCTCACAAGTGTATATGCCAGTTCAAGAAAACTTTCGCCCGTAATCTTCAATTCAGACTCCGTAAAAAGAATCATTATATGCCTTAGCAATTATAGCAATAATCAGCGGCATTCAAAACAGAAGTTATAATAAAAAATCTTAAATTCCGCCAGATTTAATAGTGATAAGAACAGATGTACAGCGCTTTTTATCCTTGCGGACAGAGGCGTATATGTGTTAACTTTCTGCGGATCAGGCGGGGCTGCCGTCCCGTCTTTTTTTATAGGGCGATAGGAGTGGAAAATGAAGTATAATCCCGCAGAGATTGAGCATAAATGGCAGAAAAAATGGGAGGATGACAAGCTTTTTAAAGTTGAAGCAGATACGTCCAGAGAAAAGTTTTACTGTCTTGAAATGTTTCCTTACCCTTCGGGAAAAATCCACATGGGGCATGTGCGCAACTACGCCATTGGCGATGTCATATCCCGCTTCAAATTCATGAAAGGACTCAACGTAATCCACCCTATGGGCTGGGATGCCTTCGGCATGCCCGCTGAAAACGCCGCGATCGAAAACAAATCACACCCCGCCATATGGACAAAAAGCAACATAGAATACATGAAAACCCAGCTTAAAAAACTCGGACTCTCCTACGACTGGGACAGGGAAATTGCCACATGCGATCCCGAATACTATAAGTGGGAACAGCTTATGGTAATCAAAATGTACGAGAAGGGGCTTGTTTATAAAAGGACATCACACCTCAACTGGTGCGAATCCTGCCAGACTGTTCTTGCTAACGAGCAGGTAGAGGACGGCAAATGCTGGCGCTGTGACGGCGAGGTAAGCATAAAAGAACTGGACGGCTGGTATTTTAAAATCACCGACTACGCCGAAGAGCTCCTTGCCTGCACCGAAAACATGGACGGCTGGCCTAAAAAGGTTCTCACCATGCAGCAGAACTGGATAGGCAAGTCCTACGGCGCTGAGATTGACTTCACCATCGAAAATACAGATGAAAAAATCACCGTATTCACCACAAGGGCGGATACTCTCTTCGGTGCTACCTTCATGTCCGTTGCGCCGGAGCATCCTGTTGTGAAAAGGCTTCTTGCCGGAACAGCGCAGGAACAGGGCGGACACGCATTCGTGGAGGACATACTTAAAGAGGACAAAATCAACCGCATGGCGGATGATAAGGAGAAGAAAGGCTTCTTCACCGGAAAATATGTTCTCAACCCCCTGAACGGCCGCAGAATGCCTGTTTACATTGCCAACTTTGTACTCATGGACTACGGAACAGGCGCAGTAATGGCCGTACCCGCCCACGACCAGAGAGACTTTGAATTCGCAAAAAAATATGATCTGGATATAGTAGTCACGATAATGCCCGATGATCAGACACTTGATCCGGCGCAGATGACAGAGGCATACACAGGCCCCGGAAAGCTTGTCGGTGCTGACAAATTTGAAGAGATGCCCAACGAACAGGCAAAAACAGCCGTGGTTGAGCACCTTGCGGCAAGAGGAATAGCCAAAAGCACAGTCAATTTCCGTCTGCGTGACTGGCAGATCTCCCGCCAGAGATACTGGGGCGCGCCCATTCCCTTCATAAACTGCCCCAAATGCGGAACAGTACCCGTGCCGGAAGATCAGCTTCCGGTGAGGCTGCCGGAAGATGTTGAGCTTTCAGGCAAAGGAGGCAGTCCGCTGAGAAAATCAGCCGCCTTCCTCAACACAGCATGCCCGAAATGCGGCGGCGCGGCGGAAAGGGAAACAGACACAATGGACACATTTGTGGAATCCTCATGGTATTTCCTCCGCTACTGCTCACCCAAATGCGAAACCGCTCCGTTTGATAAAACCGAAGCGAACTACTGGATGCCCGTTGATCAGTACATAGGCGGTATAGAGCACGCCATCCTCCACCTGCTTTACTCCAGATTCTTTACCAAGGTTCTGCGCGATCTCGGCTATATTAACTTTGATGAACCCTTCAACAGGCTCCTCACTCAGGGTATGGTCTGCAAGGAAACCTATAAGTGCGAGGAGCACGGCTGGCTCTTCCCCGAAGAGGCGGAAGACGGAAAATGCAGCAAATGCGGAAAACCGGCAATCATAGGCCGCGTTGAAAAAATGAGCAAATCCAAAAAGAACGTGGTAGACCCCAACAAGCTGATAGAGCAGTACGGTGCAGATACGGCAAGGCT
This window contains:
- a CDS encoding response regulator, whose product is MKTVLVIDDDESLRLLLRDEFTDRNFNVVTAGDGEEGLVSFNEENVDLVILDLNLPKINGREVLEHLKAQSPDIPVIIYTANPDMIFDTADLAHVEVILKSTDVEELMECSQKLAYV
- a CDS encoding GAF and HD-GYP domain-containing protein; protein product: MKITGESFLELAYTLVRIRDLDVLLETILKRIRGMLGADAGSIFIYDDEKDELIFKYTQNDSVQLPFKEFSIPADETSIAGYVAKTGSTLRLKDVYHMDDEYPFGFNVSFDKMSGYRTKSVLAFPITDLNDQLTGVLQIINKKRYEVPLTIENVNRIVLPFNDNDEMVAESLTGVISLALENGVLYDNLEKMNESFITELSKAMENREPFRMGHVNRITAICETLAAEMHRDLDDFPDFFMNRMKEKILRYSCRLHDIGKLFVPEKILSKQEKLYPGMTGNIENRFRLAKACARLNGRPEELVCELDRLLGVIKSANISDIDDKIAEDLDKCAGYMFEDSDGEEIKLLTEEEHGLLSIREGIYTDDELKRLRFHALGSYEFLRNIPWTSELRDVPVIAASHHEKCDGSGYPFGTTGGDLHIFSKIMAVAEGYDHYTADPRPFGFSMMPDEAAQALRKDAENGTLDKKIVNFFINKEIYKRF
- the leuS gene encoding leucine--tRNA ligase; protein product: MKYNPAEIEHKWQKKWEDDKLFKVEADTSREKFYCLEMFPYPSGKIHMGHVRNYAIGDVISRFKFMKGLNVIHPMGWDAFGMPAENAAIENKSHPAIWTKSNIEYMKTQLKKLGLSYDWDREIATCDPEYYKWEQLMVIKMYEKGLVYKRTSHLNWCESCQTVLANEQVEDGKCWRCDGEVSIKELDGWYFKITDYAEELLACTENMDGWPKKVLTMQQNWIGKSYGAEIDFTIENTDEKITVFTTRADTLFGATFMSVAPEHPVVKRLLAGTAQEQGGHAFVEDILKEDKINRMADDKEKKGFFTGKYVLNPLNGRRMPVYIANFVLMDYGTGAVMAVPAHDQRDFEFAKKYDLDIVVTIMPDDQTLDPAQMTEAYTGPGKLVGADKFEEMPNEQAKTAVVEHLAARGIAKSTVNFRLRDWQISRQRYWGAPIPFINCPKCGTVPVPEDQLPVRLPEDVELSGKGGSPLRKSAAFLNTACPKCGGAAERETDTMDTFVESSWYFLRYCSPKCETAPFDKTEANYWMPVDQYIGGIEHAILHLLYSRFFTKVLRDLGYINFDEPFNRLLTQGMVCKETYKCEEHGWLFPEEAEDGKCSKCGKPAIIGRVEKMSKSKKNVVDPNKLIEQYGADTARLFIIFAAPPENELEWSDQGVEGSFRFLGRVWRLVKNNLELMQQDFGTGGDEAFIKEMLYHTHSTIKKVTLDIDKYHLNTAVAALMEFVNFLYKAETRLKADGEKQVFKDALSSLLKLLNPFTPHITEELWEEAKMKEILSRSDWPSYVEEYTKTDEVTVVVQINGKVRSQLSLPRDCAQDDAFTAAFDDDKVKGYTDGKEIVKKIFVPNKLINIVVK